Genomic DNA from Proteobacteria bacterium CG1_02_64_396:
GGTTAAGAGGGCCGTCGCTTCCTTGCGACCCATGGATGGGCCGCCAAAATCAGGAACGTAAGTAGGAGGCGACCCCGTCGCCGAAGCTCTGCTGATTTTGAAAGCGAAGCAAAAACCATGTCGTCTCAAAGCACCCACTTTTGGTTTTTGCGAAACGACGCTGAAAAACGGCAGACGCCTTTTTTCAGCGTTTCCCTAAAACGATCCAAACCACATCGGCAGCGTGACCGCCACAAGAATGGTCGATAGGGTCACCGCCTCGGCGTAGAGGGGGGTATCCAGTCCAAAGCGGTCGCAGAGCACGATCCCCAGCACCATGCTCGGCATCGCCGCCTCCACAACCACCGCCCGCAGCACATCCCCCGAAAGACCGATCCACCCCCCGAGCCAGGCAACCAGCAGCGGGGTGAGCAGCAGTTGAATCGCCACCGCCGGGAGCAGCAGCGGCAGACGGCGTTTCCAACCGCCGCTCCAGCGCAGGCCAAGCCCCACCGAAAAGAGCATCAACGGCACCACCCCCGCCCCCAACATTGCAAGCCCCCCCGCCAGCCAGGGATGGAGCGGCACCCCCCCCAGATTCAAGGCGATGGCGGCCAGCGCCGCCCACAGCGGAGGTACCCGCAGCAGCGCTTGCAAAGGGCTTTGCCCGGAGGGGTCGTGGCCGTAGCGCTGGGCGATGGCGATCCCTAAGGTGAGCAGCAGCGGGGTGCAGGCAAACAGGTCGTATTCGATGGCGACCGCCCGGGCCCAAGGGCCGAAGGCGCTCTCAAGAACCGGAAGACCCAAATAGGTGACGTTGCCAAAAGCCGCCGCTAGGATCAGGGCTCCAACGGCGGGGCCCCCTGCGGTACTGAAGGGGGCGGGCAAAAACCGGTAGATCGCCCAGGCGGTCGCCATCGCCGCCAGCACGCCGGCTGCGGCGACCACTGCAATGCGGATTGCGTCGCCGTTCATGGGAGCCTGCCACAGTACCCCCAGCACCAAGGCGGGAAGCAGCAGGTGGTAGACGACCCCGGTCAAAACCCGACGGGTCGACTCCCCCTCCAGCCCACCCGGCTGAAAACGACGCCACACAATGCCGCATACAATCAGCCCGGCGGTTTGGGCCAAAACACCGTTCATCGCATTGAACTCTCTTTTTTTAGGTATCTCGGCGCCGCTGCGCCGCTTGAACCCTTAAAGGCCGACTTTGCCCCCTCAACACTTTTCATCCCTGATGGCGGTCGCTCGCGCCGCCCTGAGCGCCGCCGATCCCGACCTGAAGGTGGCCCTGACCCTCGACGGATTCGCCGCCTGGGCGCAGGAGGATTTGCCGTTGGGGATGGATGAGACCGAGCCGACCCCCGAGCCGGGGCGCCCCGAACGGCCCCGCATTGTTCCCCCCGGCAAGGTCCCCAGACGTACTGGGGGAGGACAGGCCAAAGCGGCGCGCTTCCACGCCCTGGTTCACATCGAGCTGACCGCCATCGACCTTGCCTGGGACGCCCTCCACCGCTTTCGCAATCTACCCCGCGACTACTACGACGACTGGGCCCGCATCGCCAAAGAGGAGGCGGAGCACTTCGTCCTGCTGCGCGACCACCTGCGCAGCATGGGGTGTGACTACGGCGACTTCGATGCCCACGAGGGGATCTGGGGGATGGCGGTCGAGACCGTCGACGATCCGTTGCACCGCATGGCGATGATTCCCCGCACCCTGGAGGCGCGGGGTCTCGACGTCACCCCCGGGATGATCGCACGGCTTGAGGAACAAGGGGATCGGGCCGGGGCCGAGGCGCTCAAGGTGATCTACCGCGACGAGATCGGCCATGTGGCGGCAGGGTCGCGCTGGTTTTTGTTTTTGTGCGCGCAGCGGGGGCTCGATCCGGAGGCGACCTTCAAAAGTTTGGTCGCCCGTTTTTTGCGCGGTGGCATTCGCGGGCCGCTGAACATCGCGGCGCGGTTGCAGGGGGGCTTTAGCTCCCAGGAGTTGGAGCGGCTTGAGGTGCGGGGGTGAGCCGGTTTTGTTCGCCTCTCCGCAAAAAAGGTGGATGCGCTGCGCTTATCCACCCTACATATCCACCCACGTCCGGGCGAGGGTGAACCCTTGATGCCCCGTTTGCTCGACCTGATCGCCACCCTCCTATTGCTGCTCCTCCTCCCTTTTTTGGGGTTATGGCTGCTCTTCCATCCCGAATTGCGCGACCCCTGGGCGCGGCGCCTGACCTTAAAAATGCCCCCCGCCACCGCCAAACCGACCCTGTGGCTGCACGGCGCCAGTCAGGGGGAGATCCGCTCCCTGCGCCCCTTGATCGATCAGCTCTTGGCCGACCCCGAGGGGATTGATCTGCTGGTCACCGCATTTCGGACCCCGGCTCTGGAGGCGATCCCCCAACACCCCCGCATCCGCGCCACCCTGATTCCCTGGGACGCCCCCTGGCTGCACCGCCGCCTGCTGCGTCGCTGCCGGGTACAGGCGGTAGCGGTGAGCGAGGGGGAGTTCTGGCCGGGGCTGCTCGCCGCCTGCAGCGCCACCCCACTGGGCTGGCTCTCGGCCCGAATCTCCCCCCGCTCGGCAAGCCGCATGGCGCGTTTGAAACCGTTGCTGCGCCCCCTGCTGACCGCCATCGACCGGGTGGGGGCGCAAAGCCAAGAGCACGCCAAGAGGCTGCAAAACCTGGGGATTGCCCCTGAGCGCATCAAAGTGACCGGTCGGCCCAAATTCGACATCCACCCCCCCCAGCCCGATCCGCAAACCCTCGCTCGGCTGCGCGCCTGGGCCACAAGCCTGCGACTGATCGTGGCCGGATCGACCCATCCCGGCGAAGAGACGGCGGCGCTCGCCGCCTGGCACATGCTTCAGGATCCCCGTCCCAAGCTCGCCTTGGTCCCTCGTCATCTGGAACGGCTGGA
This window encodes:
- a CDS encoding transporter, with the translated sequence MNGVLAQTAGLIVCGIVWRRFQPGGLEGESTRRVLTGVVYHLLLPALVLGVLWQAPMNGDAIRIAVVAAAGVLAAMATAWAIYRFLPAPFSTAGGPAVGALILAAAFGNVTYLGLPVLESAFGPWARAVAIEYDLFACTPLLLTLGIAIAQRYGHDPSGQSPLQALLRVPPLWAALAAIALNLGGVPLHPWLAGGLAMLGAGVVPLMLFSVGLGLRWSGGWKRRLPLLLPAVAIQLLLTPLLVAWLGGWIGLSGDVLRAVVVEAAMPSMVLGIVLCDRFGLDTPLYAEAVTLSTILVAVTLPMWFGSF